TTAACTTTTTTACGAGGACGAGCAGCAGGTTTTGCCATGACTAAATTCCTGTCGTTGCGCTGGTGCGATTACTTGCGGATCGGCTTACGCGGACCTTTGCGAGTACGCGCGTTGGTCTTGGTACGCTGACCGCGCACTGGAAGACCACGACGATGGCGCAGACCGCGGTAGCAGCCCAAATCCATCAAGCGCTTGATTTTCATGTTGATTTCGCGACGCAGGTCACCTTCAGTGGTGAACTTAGCCACTTCGCCACGCAGCTGTTCAATCTGCTCGTCGCTCAGATCTTTAATCTTAGCCGCTGGGTTAACCCCAGTGGTTGCACAGATTTTATGTGCAGTGGTGCGACCAACACCATAGATGTAGGTCAACGAGATAACAGTATGCTTGTTATCTGGAATGTTAACGCCTGCAATACGGGCCATTCAGTGGGACTCCAATTGACAGCTACCTACGCCCCGGAAGCCAAGAAATAGGGCGCGAGATAATATCGCTGTAATAACAAATAATCAACCCAGCAGCGCACTAGCTGCTGGGCTTAAGCACAGATCACACTCAGCCTTGGCGCTGTTTGTGACGTGGTTCCGCGCTGCAAATTACTCGAACAACACCTTCGCGGCGAATAATCTTGCAGTTACGGCACAGCTTTTTCACCGATGCACGAACTTTCATCACCAACTCCTCGAACCTTATGGGTGCT
The DNA window shown above is from Pseudomonas sp. BSw22131 and carries:
- the rpmJ gene encoding 50S ribosomal protein L36 — translated: MKVRASVKKLCRNCKIIRREGVVRVICSAEPRHKQRQG
- the rpsM gene encoding 30S ribosomal protein S13, producing MARIAGVNIPDNKHTVISLTYIYGVGRTTAHKICATTGVNPAAKIKDLSDEQIEQLRGEVAKFTTEGDLRREINMKIKRLMDLGCYRGLRHRRGLPVRGQRTKTNARTRKGPRKPIRK